In the genome of Streptomyces sp. P3, the window ACTGGTCGCGGCCGTCCGCTCGGCCAAGCAGTACCTGACGTACGTCGCCTCCGGGCCCTTCCAATACGCCGTGGCCGAGGCCCTGCGCCTGCCCGACGCCTACTTCACGGCTTTCCGTGACGACCTGCGGGCCAAGCTGGACCTGCTGAGCGCGGGGCTCGCCGACGCGGGCTTCCGGGTCTTCCGGCCGACCGGGACGTACTTCATCACCACCGACATTCGTCCACTCGGCGAGTCCGACGGCTTCGCCTTCTGCCGCGCCATGCCGGAGCGCGCGGGCGTCGTCGCCATCCCCAACGCGGTCTTCTACGACCACCGCGCGGCTGGCGCCCCCTTCGTCCGCTTCGCCTTCTGCAAACGCACTGAGGTGTTGACGGACGCGGCGGAACGGCTCCGCAAGGCGTTCGCACACTGACCGCCGCTCTACGGGACGGCCATCGCATCCCTCTTTGCCTGCCGTCTCGCCACCGAACTCTCGTGCCCCCGGAACCGCCCGGTGACGGCCGTCAGTATGCCGCTTGCCACACCACAGGCCTCGACGTACAGTTTCTTGTACGTCAAGGAGGGTTGATCGTGAAGACCATGACCTATTCCGAGTCGCGCGCGCGGTACGCCGAGGTGCTCAACTCCGTCACCGACGACCGCGAAGAGGTCGTCATCACCCGGGCCGGACATGAGCCGGTCGTCATAGTCTCCCTTGAGGACTACGAGTCCCTGAAAGAGACGGCGTACCTGCTGCGGAGCCCGGCCAACGCGCGGCGCCTGCTCGCGTCCATCGACGAGTTGGAAAGCGGCGGCGGCACCGTACGCGAGCTGGCGACCGACGAATAAGGGCCGCAAGTTGAAGATCACCTTCTCCTCCCGTGCCTGGGAGGACTATCTGTGGTGGCAGCATCAGGACCGGAAGATCCTGAAGCGCATCAACACGCTCATCGCGGACATCGCCCGGAACGGCAACGAGGGGATCGGCAAACCGGAACCGCTCAAACACGGATTCCAGGGCTACTGGTCGCGCCGTATCAACGACGAGCACCGGCTGATCTACAAGGCCACCGAGGACGGCGTCCTGATCGCACAGTGCCGCTACCACTACGAGAGCTGACCGGACTCGCCGGGATCGAGCTCCGCCTCTGTCGGCCCCGGTGTCGTGCCGACGATGACGCACGTCGGCACCTCATCGTCGGCGCTGGGATCCGACTTTGGTCGCGGACCTGCGCAGTCGCTTGGCCAGCGCCTTGTCCCGAGCCCTCACAAGCCGCCCTGCCGCCTCCAGCACGGCCCCGGTGGCGGGGTGGCGGCAGCGCCACAGGTCGTCGGCGGCCTGTTCCAGCAGCGGCAGCACCGAGTCCCCCTCCTGTTCCAGGAACATGGCGAGTGCCTCGTCCGCCACGCCGAGCGGGCCCCACAGATGGTCCACGAGCTTCCACAGCTGGAGTTCCGGGCCGTGTCCTCCGGGGGTCTCACCACGGTCGGCCAGCGTGATCGCCGCAGTCTCGGCGCAGCCGGGGACCTGGGAGGCCGCGGCTTTGCGCAGGACCGCGAGCGCTCGCGGTTCATCGAGTTCCGCGAGCACCGGCGCGGCGGCAAGGCGACGGAGGGCGGCATCGGCTTCCAGACCGGCGCAGGCGTCGATGAGCTGGACTGCGGCTGAGCCCTGGCCACGATGACTGATCCATCCGGTGATCTCGGAGCGGGCGGACTCCTGGTCGTAGTCGAGCAGGGCGTCGAGCAAGGTCGGGGCGTCTGCGTCGGCCAGTTCGCCGATGAGAGGAGCGTGGAATCCCTCGGCGAGCAGGTACTCGCGCAGTCCGTGGCGTCCCAGCGGAGTGAGCCGGAGCCGTGTCCCGGCCGGCCGAGTGCCGTCGCCGTCCTCAGCGCTCGCGTCGGTGCCGAGGATACCGAGGATGACGTGATCCCGCTGCCGACTCGTCTCCGGGCCGGTCTCGACCTCCGCCGCCTGATACTCGACGAGGGCAACGGCCGCCTGGTCGAGGATCTGCAGGAGGAACAGTTCTACCAGCCGTGCCTCCTGCTTCGGGAGCCCCTCGCGGAGAGCGCCGACGAGCAGCACGGTGTCCAGCCGGGCCGAGGCCGTCCTCGTCCTCTATGTCCACCGCGCCGAGCAGCACCGGGGACAGGCCGAGGTTCCCGAGGTCGTTCAGATCGTCGAGGTCGTCTCCGAGCGCATCGCACCAGAGTTCCAGTACTCCCTCGTCGTCCGCGGCAGCGGGCAGGCCGGCACCGGGGTGGGCGACGCCCCTGCCGATCTCCACCAGGTCCGCGTACACGGCGAGCCTCCAGGGGTCGTCCAGGCAGGGCAGGTCTCCGGAGCTGCGCAGGCGGGCCAGCCGCTTGTCGCGCTCCTCGGGTCGGAGGGCGCTCAGTTCGTCGTCCTGGGTCCACAGTTCGAGTTCCTGGACGGCCTGGCGGCCCAGTGCGGGCTTGAGCACGTCCCGGGATGTGACGGCTCGTCCGCCCTGGCACCAGTGGGCCAGGCGGAGCGCGGAGGCGATCAGCGGCACCTTCCGGGCGGCCGCGGCGAGTTCCGCGCGCGGTGCGAGGGAGACGGGCCGCACCGGGACGGACCCCATGTCCAAGCCGTCGTCCTCGTCGATGTGGACCTCGCCGCAGGAACAGCGCCGCCCGCCGGGGGCGGCTGCGGCCGGGCCTGGTGCCGGGGAGGCCGTGGGCCGCCGCGGGGCGAGGCCGGCCAGTTCTCGGTCCAGGGCGTCGCGGTCGAAGCGGGCGGGGTCGAAGCCTTCCTCGCGCAAAGTCTCCACCAGGTCGGCCCACGGCTCGGGGGCCGGTGCGCCACGGTCCGCGACGGCGTCGAGTACGGCTTGCAGCCCCCAGGCTCCGCCGATGTCCTCGGCGCGGGGCATGGCGCGGCGACCGCCGGTACAGCCGACGCGTCGGTCGGGGGTGGACGCGGGGAGGATCTTCTCCAGCGTGATCCGGTGCTGCCAGTCGTCGCCGAAGTCGTAGGTGTACTCCAGTCGGCCGCCTTCGTCGGGCAGCACCTCCGCCACGGTCACGGACTCCTCGTCGGCGTCGCGGAAAGGATCGCGGTCCAACGGTGCGTCGAAGTCGACGAACTGGCAGCCCGAGGCAGGTTCGGTGAAGGAGTGCAGGTGCGAGTCGTCCCAGCCGAAGCACGTCTGGACGATGTCGTGCAGGCAACCGAGCGAGGTGTCGGCGGGCAGGGTGACCCGACGCCAGATCGGCGGGCTGGTGTCTCGCAGGACGATCTTCAACTGGTACGTCGGCACGGGCTCGGCGGTCACGGCGGTAAGTTCCTCGAGGCGGAGGCGGATTGCGGCACCGGTAACGGGCTGCGATCGCGGAGGACCGCGCCGGTTTCCCGGCGGGTGCCCGTGACATCTTTCCGCACTGCGCCGAACGGGCGAAGCGTTTCTGGCGGTCGCTGTCCGTCTGCGTGGATAGCCTTGACCTGCCGAGGGCGCATGGGCTACTACCCGCGCCCTCCCGAACAGTTGCAGGGAGCCTGGCCAGGAGTGGGCGTGAGGGCGAAGGTTGATCCGTCGGCGGAGCCCGAGTCGGCGACCTGGGACCGGGAACGGATGTTTGCCCGGTTGCCGGAGCTCGCCGGGGGCGAGGCGGTGTTCCTTCCCGCGGACCCGCCCCGGACGGGGCGGATGGCGTTCTGGACGCCCGGGAGCAAGCCACCGGACCTCGGGGTGGAGCCCGAGGAACTCACCGTGGTCCGCCCGCACGGTTCGTCCGTGCGCCGGGCGCGGGTGGCCGCCGTGTCGCTCTCCGTGGAGCAGGCGCTGCCGCTGCTGACCCGCTGCCGGGCACTCGGCGCGGACGGCAGCGGGCGAGCGTCGGCCGGTACCGCGTTCTGGGGCACAGCGGCCCTGCTGGGGCTGCGTCTGCTCGCCCGGGGCCGGACACTGCCCGGGGTGTCGCCGGAAGGATTCGACGCCTGGCGGGTCGGCCCGCTGGACACCGAGGACCACGAGCTCTTGGCCACCCTTGCCGCCGCCATGCCGCCGGAGGCTCGCGCGGTCGCGGTTCCCGGATCTTCCCCGCTCACGCTCCCGGCGGCCGAGCCGCTGCTGCGGGCCTTCCTGGACGCCGTGGCCGATTCCCTCGCCCGCCCTCCCGCCGCCCGCCAGGTGACCGGCGGACCGGCGTTCGCGGCGCGCGCCCCGCAGTCCGTACCCGAGCAGCGGAGGTGGGCGGCGGAGGTCGCCGCCGGCCGCGACGCGGGGCTGGCGGTGTCGCTGCGGCTGGAACTGGGCCGTGCGGAATCCTTCCGGGCCGTGGTCCAGCTGCGCAGCCTGGCCGATCCCACGGTGCTCGCCGACGCCGCGGACCTGTGGTCCGGCAGGGCCACCGCCCCCGAACTGTTCGGCCCACGGGCCAAGGTGGACACGCTGCTGACGCTGCGCCGGGCCGCCCGCGCCTGGCCCCCGGCCGGACGGCTGCTGGACTCCGCCGCCCCGGCAGGTCTGGAGCTGTCCGACGAGGAGGCCCAGGCGCTGCTGGGTGACGCGGCGGAAAGCCTTGCCGCCGCCGGGGTCGCGGTGCACTGGCCCAGGGAGCTGGTGCGCGAGCTGACCGCCTCCGGAGTCCTGGAACCCGTACGCCGTCAGGGGACGCAGTCTGCGGCCGAGTCCTTCCTGTCCTCCGGCGGCCTGTTGGACTTCCGCTGGCGGGTCGCCCTCGGGGACCGGGAACTCACCGAGGAGGAGCTGGAACGGCTGGTCCAGTCGCACCGGCCGATCGTGCGGCTGCGCGACCAGTGGGTGGTCGTGGACCAGGAGTTGGTCCGT includes:
- a CDS encoding type II toxin-antitoxin system Phd/YefM family antitoxin, with product MKTMTYSESRARYAEVLNSVTDDREEVVITRAGHEPVVIVSLEDYESLKETAYLLRSPANARRLLASIDELESGGGTVRELATDE
- a CDS encoding Txe/YoeB family addiction module toxin gives rise to the protein MKITFSSRAWEDYLWWQHQDRKILKRINTLIADIARNGNEGIGKPEPLKHGFQGYWSRRINDEHRLIYKATEDGVLIAQCRYHYES
- a CDS encoding plasmid pRiA4b ORF-3 family protein yields the protein MTAEPVPTYQLKIVLRDTSPPIWRRVTLPADTSLGCLHDIVQTCFGWDDSHLHSFTEPASGCQFVDFDAPLDRDPFRDADEESVTVAEVLPDEGGRLEYTYDFGDDWQHRITLEKILPASTPDRRVGCTGGRRAMPRAEDIGGAWGLQAVLDAVADRGAPAPEPWADLVETLREEGFDPARFDRDALDRELAGLAPRRPTASPAPGPAAAAPGGRRCSCGEVHIDEDDGLDMGSVPVRPVSLAPRAELAAAARKVPLIASALRLAHWCQGGRAVTSRDVLKPALGRQAVQELELWTQDDELSALRPEERDKRLARLRSSGDLPCLDDPWRLAVYADLVEIGRGVAHPGAGLPAAADDEGVLELWCDALGDDLDDLNDLGNLGLSPVLLGAVDIEDEDGLGPAGHRAARRRSPRGAPEAGGTAGRTVPPADPRPGGRCPRRVSGGGGRDRPGDESAAGSRHPRYPRHRRER